In Triticum urartu cultivar G1812 chromosome 6, Tu2.1, whole genome shotgun sequence, the following proteins share a genomic window:
- the LOC125517588 gene encoding thiosulfate sulfurtransferase 16, chloroplastic-like — translation MGTLRSSGSGAAVPVESVDPEAACALLASGQYGYVDVRMWEDFDKGHVAGARNVPYYLSVTPHGKEHNPHFVDQVAALHAKEDRFLVGCRSGIRSRLATADLVAAGFTNVKNLEGGYLSLLKSASYPQPAASHH, via the exons ATGGGCACCCTGAGAagcagcggcagcggcgcggCAGTGCCCGTAGAGAGTGTTGACCCCGAGGCGGCTTGCGCACTGCTGGCCTCGGGGCAGTACGGGTACGTGGACGTGCGCATGTGGGAGGACTTCGACAAGGGCCATGTCGCCGGCGCGCGCAACGTACCATACTACCTCTCCGTCACCCCTCACGGCAAGGAGCACAACCCTCACTTCGTCGACCAGGTCGCCGCGCTCCACGCCAAGGAGGACCGGTTCCTCGTTGGCTGCCGCTCCGGGATCCGGTCAAGGCTCGCCACCGCAGACCTCGTCGCCGCC GGATTCACGAATGTGAAGAACCTGGAGGGTGGCTACCTCTCCTTGCTCAAGAGCGCAAGCTACCCGCAGCCGGCAGCCAGCCACCACTGA